In the genome of Triticum urartu cultivar G1812 chromosome 5, Tu2.1, whole genome shotgun sequence, one region contains:
- the LOC125510367 gene encoding Fanconi anemia group J protein homolog yields MGAAHDDDDGDFAATPAPTPAPAPARGVYQVSGVPVEFPYKPYGTQLAFMGRVIATLDRGRRQGRSHALLESPTGTGKSLSLLCAALAWQRHYPFRAPPAPAAPDPLLHGGGFVPDDTQQQPTPGIPEKAAAAAKKKNAPTIYYATRTHSQITQVVRELRKTSYRVRMAILASRKHYCVNKTACMADSIDEECKRLLDDKVQGCPEFKNAQKLSRHPSLQTGGSYEVHDIEDLLKVGRQVKGCPYFAAQTMAEAAQLVFCPYNYLISPIVRRAMDINIAGSIVILDEAHNIEDIARDSGSVDVDEESLNSLKEELAKLATDQAVGKIYQPLHDIIEGLSTWISAQEGDPRDNEFDHPPSFWTGENAVKELQNAGITPAYFPILQECATKAVKAASDTESEGDHLTGHGAMTLESLFSSLSHFFGRNGRHLYDYQLAIQRFAHREGTSAFGVRNVMSLWCLNPAVVFQDIADLTHSVILTSGTLSPMGSFASELGVQFDACMEAPHVIDADSQVFASVLSSGPTTHRLNASYKTADAYSFQDELGASIEEICRIVPGGALVFFPSYKLLDKLKVRWSQTGQWARLNARKPVFVEPRGSTEELEPVLNGYYNAILGKVPLKKGRGGAKQIVKNRVRKNSSQESAKGGAAFLAVCRGKVSEGIDFSDDNARVVVIVGIPFPNINDVQVKLKKKYNDSYKSSKNLLSGSEWYCHQAFRALNQAAGRCIRHKFDYGGIILIDERYQEERNLLHISKWLKNSIKHYGSFQETMDKMEKFFQKAEEHIKIKRQEMSTKDKLDDDLLTSHGDKRKLHWPEPNFSKHSVLQSNLKGKLDDNLLTSHGDKRILPWPKPDFSKHSVQQSNQKVKNKHGSLKVSNIDVVGVDHENYGRPCTSSEACQVSSKSSDFTKKKSSPVPGSLSTACQLPPSHKIQNNLEDESDIGGNHAVDINVIDLEICDSMSGHAKLTIFTPPEDRSQEPTLVERTSAKDPVASPSIHSEVNTSAAMDNGEDQVIGVSASLSTANRNQSCVSTSAGTPERTANRGYHLDHESSIDRSVNSQYQKRRRFNIPVSCCTGTEHSNPSNPSSTSFCNTDCAVSMASRDLKRTDGLCCESLNMSRCENFKLERSHKAAEFASNKSAGTKLDIRCTTCKTPLGLQKDGFLVSCSLASPSKLYLTCLLRHGLSTVGFAEDLMSSPPAVVNVLVCEASSLNQGILSKFCSEGSAHQSGVWSEKDGCVYKPVTCPFCPRENSFATVLGAQVLAADASNLESLNKVLLFADCLDLKHEPSNEQVARDHTVASNPMGTDASKPMSPPPVIDLESFAYKPVKKEPVSLSTRRSKLRLPSTNRSTKPQLVHNVEDS; encoded by the exons ATGGGCGCCGCccacgacgacgacgacggcgactTCGCCGCCACCCCGGCGCCcacgcccgcgcccgcgcccgcgcGCGGGGTGTACCAGGTGAGCGGCGTGCCGGTGGAGTTCCCCTACAAGCCGTACGGCACGCAGCTGGCCTTCATGGGCCGCGTCATCGCCACGCTCGACCGCGGCCGCCGCCAGGGCCGCTCCCACGCGCTCCTCGAGTCGCCCACCGGCACCGGCAAGTCGCTCTCCCTCCTCTGCGCCGCGCTCGCCTGGCAGCGCCACTACCCGTTCCGCGCGccccccgcccccgccgcccccgacccccTCCTCCACGGCGGCGGCTTCGTCCCCGACGACACCCAGCAGCAGCCCACTCCCG GCATCCcggagaaggcggcggcggcggccaagaagaagaacgcGCCGACCATCTACTACGCCAC GAGGACGCACTCTCAGATCACTCAGGTGGTCCGGGAGCTGCGCAAGACCTCGTACCGAGTGCGCATGGCCATCTTG GCCTCAAGGAAGCACTATTGCGTCAACAAGACCGCATGCATGGCTGACTCAATTGACGAGGAATG CAAGAGGCTCCTAGACGACAAAGTTCAAGGATGCCCAGAATTCAA GAATGCACAGAAACTGAGTCGTCATCCATCCCTTCAGACCGGTGGCTCCTATGAAGTTCACGATATTGAGGATCTTCTTAAGGTTGGAAGACAAGTCAAAG GATGTCCATATTTTGCTGCGCAAACCATGGCAGAAGCAGCTCAACTGGTTTTCTGCCCATATAACTACCTAATTAGTCCAATTGTCAGGAGAGCAATGGACATTAATATCGCTGGCTCAATCGTTATTCTCGATGAAGCGCA CAACATAGAAGACATAGCACGTGATTCTGGAAgtgttgatgttgatgaagaatCACTTAACA GTCTCAAGGAAGAACTAGCAAAGTTAGCCACTGATCAGGCTGTTGGAAAGATATACCAACCCTTGCATGACATCATTGAG GGGCTTAGCACTTGGATTTCTGCTCAGGAGGGTGATCCACGAGATAACGAATTTGACCATCCTCCTTCATT TTGGACTGGTGAAAATGCTGTGAAGGAACTCCAGAATGCTGGTATTACTCCTGCATACTTCCCGATATTGCAGGAATGTGCGACGAAG GCAGTTAAGGCTGCTTCGGATACTGAGTCAGAGGGAGACCACTTAACTGGTCATGGTGCTATGACACTGGAGA GTCTATTCTCCTCATTGAGTCACTTTTTTGGTAGGAATGGGCGCCATTTGTATGATTACCAACTTGCTATCCAACGGTTTGCTCACAGAGAAG GCACTTCTGCCTTTGGAGTGAGAAATGTGATGAGTTTGTGGTGCCTCAATCCTGCTGTTGTTTTTCAAGACATTGCAGATCTAACCCATTCAGTAATATTGACATCTGG CACACTCTCTCCAATGGGCTCCTTTGCATCTGAACTCGGTGTACAGTTTGATGCTTGCATGGAAGCTCCTCACGTAATCGATGctgattctcag GTTTTTGCTAGTGTACTGTCATCTGGCCCAACAACACATCGATTGAATGCCAGCTATAAAACTGCAGATGCATATTCTTTCCAG GATGAACTTGGAGCTTCAATAGAAGAAATATGCAGAATAGTGCCTGGTGGTGCTCTAGTGTTTTTTCCTAGCTATAAGCTGTTGGACAAATTGAAAGTGCGCTGGTCTCAGACTGGTCAGTGGGCACGATTGAATGCTCGAAAACCGGTGTTTGTTG AGCCTAGAGGTAGTACTGAGGAACTCGAGCCTGTCCTAAATGGATACTATAATGCAATCCTTGGTAAGGTTCCTCTTAAGAAAGGCAGAGGTGGTGCAAAACAAATTGTGAAGAATCGAGTGAGAAAGAATTCATCACAGGAATCTGCTAAAGGAGGAGCTGCTTTTCTTGCAGTTTGCCGTGGCAAG GTATCTGAAGGAATTGACTTCTCTGATGACAATGCTAGGGTTGTT GTCATTGTTGGCATTCCGTTCCCAAATAT AAATGATGTCCAAGTAAAGCTGAAAAAGAAATATAATGATTCCTACAAATCATCAAAGAATCTTTTGAGTGGGAGTGAATGGTACTGTCACCAAGCATTTCGTGCTCTGAATCAAGCTGCTG GTCGATGTATTCGGCATAAATTTGACTACGGAGGCATAATTTTGATTG ATGAGCGATATCAGGAAGAGAGAAACCTTCTACACATTTCAAAATGGCTTAAAAACTCAATTAAGCATTATGGTAGCTTCCAGGAGACAATGGATAAGATGGAGAAGTTTTTTCAGAAGGCTGAG GAACATATTAAGATCAAACGTCAAGAAATGTCCACTAAGGATAAGTTGGATGACGATCTACTTACATCACACGGTGATAAAAGAAAGTTGCATTGGCCAGAACCAAATTTCTCAAAACACTCAGTACTGCAAAGTAATCTGAAGGGTAAGTTGGATGACAATCTACTTACATCACATGGTGATAAAAGAATTCTGCCTTGGCCAAAACCAGATTTCTCAAAGCACTCAGTACAGCAAAGTAATCAGAAGGTAAAGAACAAACATGGCAGTCTGAAGGTTTCAAACATTGATGTTGTGGGAGTAGACCATGAAAATTATGGCAGGCCTTGTACATCATCCGAAGCATGCCAGGtctcttcaaaatcttctgactTCACAAAGAAAAAAAGCTCCCCTGTACCAGGAAGTCTTTCAACAGCATGCCAACTTCCTCCATCGCATAAAATTCAGAATAATTTGGAAGACGAATCAGACATTGGGGGAAATCATGCAGTCGATATAAATGTTATCGACTTGGAAATTTGCGATTCTATGTCTGG GCATGCAAAGTTAACAATCTTCACTCCACCAGAAGACAGGTCGCAAGAGCCTACTCTTGTGGAAAGAACCTCTGCTAAGGATCCAGTTGCTAGCCCCAGCATTCATTCTGAGGTAAATACATCCGCAGCGATGGACAATGGTGAAGATCAGGTCATAGGCGTGTCTGCTTCGCTCTCAACAGCTAACAGAAACCAATCTTGCGTGTCAACATCAGCGGGTACTCCTGAAAGAACAGCCAATAGAGGTTATCATTTGGATCATGAATCTTCAATAGACAGAAGCGTAAATTCTCAGTACCAGAAAAGGAGAAGGTTTAATATACCAGTGAGCTGTTGTACTGGCACAGAGCATTCTAATCCTTCTAATCCTTCAAGCACATCTTTCTGCAATACTGATTGTGCTGTTAGCATGGCGTCCCGAGATCTGAAGAGAACTGATGGTCTGTGTTGTGAAAGTCTGAACATGTCCAGGTGTGAAAATTTCAAGCTTGAAAGAAGTCACAAGGCGGCAGAGTTTGCATCAAATAAATCTGCAGGAACAAAGCTTGATATTCGTTGCACCACATGCAAAACGCCACTTGGATTACAGAAGGATGGCTTTCTTGTTTCATGTTCATTGGCATCGCCCTCAAAATTGTACTTGACATGTCTTTTGAGACATGGGCTATCAACTGTTGGCTTCGCAGAAGATCTTATGTCATCGCCACCAGCTGTGGTAAATGTTCTTGTATGTGAAGCTTCTTCACTCAATCAAGGGATCCTTAGCAAATTCTGCAGTGAAGGTTCTGCTCATCAGTCCGGTGTTTGGTCTGAGAAGGATGGATGTGTATACAAGCCAGTAACATGTCCTTTCTGTCCTCGTGAAAATTCTTTTGCCACGGTGCTCGGAGCGCAAGTTCTTGCAGCTGATGCTTCAAATCTGGAATCATTAAACAAG GTGCTCCTGTTTGCTGATTGTTTGGATCTCAAGCATGAACCATCAAATGAACAG GTTGCAAGAGATCATACAGTTGCTAGTAATCCCATGGGGACAGATGCTAGTAAACCCATGTCACCCCCACCGGTGATCGATCTTGAGAGTTTTGCTTATAAACCAGTGAAGAAGGAACCTGTGTCACTAAGCACACGGAGGTCCAAG CTTAGGTTACCTAGCACGAACAGATCCACAAAACCACAACTGGTGCATAACGTGGAGGACTCATAG